A region of Flavobacterium album DNA encodes the following proteins:
- a CDS encoding MDR family MFS transporter, which produces MFRQAISQYINNFRGFRREVWILAIITFINRAGTMVLPFLSKYLKENLHFTYDQVGTVMVFFGLGSLIGSWLGGKLSDKIGFYKIMIFSLFTSGLMFFGIQYVTTFPGLCIAMFSIMVIADMFRPAMFVSISTYAKPENHTKAMTLVRLAVNLGFAAGPALGGLIIVTIGYRGLFWIDGATCITSILIFRLLVKEKKKVSSPETFTDDTKKSRTLKNDKLFWLFLFCSFATAMVFFQLLTTLPLYHKEHYGLTEFHTGLLMSFNGLMVFALEMPLVSFFERKNVPKLKVVGWGALLVALSYLVLLFDAWIGILIISIILITFGEMFNFPFSNSFAFGRAPKGQEGLYMGWYTMMFSLAHIVSAKLGMGIIATYGYAANWLFMGLFGLFSFACCIVLQRLILKADT; this is translated from the coding sequence ATGTTCCGGCAGGCCATTTCCCAGTACATCAACAACTTCCGCGGTTTCCGCAGGGAGGTATGGATACTTGCAATTATTACCTTTATCAACAGGGCCGGTACGATGGTGCTGCCTTTCCTTTCCAAATACCTAAAAGAGAATCTTCATTTTACGTACGATCAGGTAGGAACCGTTATGGTTTTCTTCGGGCTGGGATCGCTTATAGGCTCCTGGCTTGGCGGCAAATTATCTGATAAGATAGGGTTTTACAAAATAATGATTTTCAGCCTGTTTACCAGTGGTCTGATGTTCTTTGGTATACAGTATGTTACCACATTTCCCGGATTGTGCATTGCGATGTTCAGCATTATGGTTATCGCCGATATGTTCCGCCCTGCCATGTTCGTATCCATCAGTACCTATGCAAAGCCCGAAAACCACACTAAGGCAATGACCCTTGTACGGCTTGCCGTAAATCTCGGGTTCGCTGCCGGGCCTGCCCTGGGAGGACTTATCATTGTGACCATAGGTTACCGGGGTTTGTTTTGGATAGACGGTGCTACCTGTATTACGTCAATACTTATTTTCAGGCTTTTGGTTAAAGAGAAAAAGAAGGTTTCTTCTCCTGAAACCTTTACCGATGATACCAAAAAATCACGCACGCTAAAGAACGATAAACTCTTCTGGCTGTTCCTGTTTTGCAGCTTTGCAACAGCAATGGTATTTTTCCAATTGCTTACTACCCTCCCACTCTACCACAAAGAGCATTACGGGCTGACGGAATTCCACACAGGGTTATTAATGTCCTTTAACGGCCTTATGGTCTTTGCCCTGGAAATGCCATTGGTAAGCTTTTTTGAAAGGAAGAACGTACCGAAATTAAAAGTTGTAGGCTGGGGTGCGCTACTCGTTGCCCTGAGCTACCTTGTACTTCTTTTTGATGCCTGGATAGGCATACTGATCATAAGCATTATCCTGATCACATTTGGCGAAATGTTCAACTTCCCGTTCTCCAACTCCTTTGCTTTTGGCCGTGCGCCGAAAGGACAGGAAGGCTTGTACATGGGCTGGTACACTATGATGTTCAGCCTGGCCCATATTGTTAGCGCAAAACTGGGGATGGGTATAATTGCGACTTATGGATACGCTGCTAACTGGCTGTTTATGGGACTGTTTGGGCTGTTTTCTTTTGCCTGCTGCATCGTATTGCAACGGCTTATCTTAAAAGCGGATACTTAG
- a CDS encoding homoserine dehydrogenase, producing MSRKNLNIGLFGFGCVGLGLYEVLQKTPGLKATISNICVKDKEKKRAIGKENFTFDKNDILNDESINVVVELIDDADAAFEIVSAALKKGKAVVSANKKMIAQHFTELLELQKEYNVPLLYEAACCASMPIIRNLEEYYDNDLLESIEGIVNGSTNYILTKTFSENLSYDEALLQAQEKGFAESNPILDTGGFDAKYKLLILLAHSFGYVAKPKDIFNIGIDNIGELELKYAREKKLKIKLVAQAFKSETGNISAFVIPKFVTPDDRLYNVDDVFNGIITKTSFADTHFFVGRGAGSLPTASAVLSDISALSYDYRYEYKKIYREENVSLTNDAQLKVLLRHKKEDAHALKHYFDEVEESYNNHDSGYITGVISLKNLIAIHAGNTGDRSFILIDVEKEAAVEKAFALAE from the coding sequence ATGTCAAGAAAAAATTTAAATATAGGGTTGTTCGGATTTGGTTGTGTGGGACTTGGACTGTATGAAGTGCTGCAAAAAACGCCTGGTCTGAAAGCGACAATCAGCAACATTTGTGTGAAAGATAAAGAGAAAAAAAGGGCTATCGGGAAGGAGAATTTTACTTTCGATAAAAATGATATCCTGAATGACGAAAGCATCAATGTGGTCGTGGAGCTTATTGATGATGCGGATGCCGCTTTTGAGATCGTTTCGGCTGCATTGAAAAAAGGCAAGGCGGTAGTTTCGGCAAACAAAAAAATGATCGCCCAGCATTTTACCGAACTGCTGGAATTGCAAAAAGAATACAATGTGCCATTACTCTATGAGGCAGCCTGTTGCGCCAGTATGCCTATAATACGCAACCTGGAGGAATATTATGACAATGACCTGCTGGAGTCTATCGAAGGGATCGTTAACGGCTCTACCAATTACATCCTGACCAAGACCTTCAGTGAGAACCTATCCTATGACGAAGCTTTGCTGCAGGCGCAGGAAAAAGGCTTTGCAGAAAGCAACCCCATACTCGACACGGGCGGCTTCGATGCCAAATACAAACTGCTGATACTGCTCGCACACTCCTTTGGATATGTGGCTAAGCCAAAAGACATCTTTAATATCGGTATTGATAACATAGGTGAACTGGAACTTAAATACGCCAGAGAAAAAAAACTGAAAATAAAGCTCGTAGCGCAGGCATTTAAAAGCGAGACCGGGAATATTTCAGCGTTCGTGATCCCGAAATTTGTAACTCCTGACGACCGCCTGTACAATGTGGATGATGTGTTCAACGGTATCATTACCAAGACCAGTTTTGCAGACACGCATTTCTTTGTGGGGCGCGGTGCGGGTTCGCTGCCAACGGCTTCGGCGGTGCTGTCGGATATTTCCGCATTAAGCTATGATTATCGTTATGAATACAAGAAGATCTATCGGGAAGAAAATGTATCACTCACGAATGATGCACAACTTAAAGTGCTGCTTCGCCATAAAAAAGAAGATGCCCATGCTCTGAAACATTATTTTGACGAAGTGGAGGAATCGTATAATAATCATGATTCGGGCTACATTACGGGTGTCATTTCGTTAAAAAACCTGATCGCTATCCATGCCGGGAATACAGGAGACAGGTCGTTCATCCTTATTGATGTAGAAAAAGAAGCGGCTGTTGAGAAAGCTTTTGCATTAGCGGAATAA
- a CDS encoding trans-sulfuration enzyme family protein, which translates to MKEQTQILHSIPVDPLTGSISTPIYQTSTFVQEAPGVHKGYDYARSNNPTRKVLEDCIAKLENGTNGYAFASGLAAIDAVIKLLEAGDEVIAVDDIYGGAFRLFTHIYQKFGISIRYVDTTNVANVADAITAKTKLIWIESPTNPTLKISDIAGIAEIAKANNVLLCVDNTFASPASQKPINLGADIVIHSATKYLAGHSDLIAGLVVTATKELGDRIKFIQNASGAILGPFDSWLVIRGIETLTLRIRQHSENAQKIAEFLLKEKLIKNVYFPGLPSHHNHDIAKKQQKYFGGVIAFDLVIDDKELASKIVSSTKLFKLAESLGGVKSLCCLPCEMTHKSIPAEKRYQSGVTDSLIRLSVGLEDADDLIADLKQAFAFAFAESAVVESVTA; encoded by the coding sequence ATGAAAGAGCAGACGCAAATTTTACACAGCATCCCGGTAGACCCGTTAACAGGCAGCATCTCTACCCCTATTTACCAGACATCGACATTTGTACAGGAAGCGCCCGGCGTACACAAAGGCTATGATTATGCCCGCAGCAACAACCCCACCCGCAAAGTGCTGGAAGACTGCATTGCCAAACTGGAAAACGGTACCAACGGCTATGCCTTTGCCAGCGGCCTTGCTGCCATTGATGCCGTGATAAAACTTCTTGAAGCCGGCGATGAAGTAATTGCTGTAGATGATATTTACGGCGGCGCGTTCAGGCTGTTTACGCATATTTACCAGAAATTTGGTATCAGCATACGGTATGTCGACACTACGAATGTCGCCAATGTGGCCGATGCCATCACGGCAAAAACCAAATTGATCTGGATCGAGTCGCCTACCAACCCAACGCTTAAAATATCTGACATTGCCGGCATTGCAGAGATTGCGAAAGCCAACAACGTATTGCTTTGTGTAGACAACACTTTTGCCTCCCCTGCTTCGCAAAAACCGATTAACCTCGGTGCCGATATCGTGATACACAGTGCGACAAAATACCTGGCAGGCCACAGCGACCTGATCGCCGGATTGGTAGTAACCGCTACAAAGGAACTGGGCGACAGGATAAAATTTATACAGAATGCTTCCGGCGCGATACTCGGACCGTTCGACAGCTGGCTGGTGATACGCGGAATCGAGACGCTTACGCTCCGTATCCGGCAGCACTCGGAGAATGCACAAAAGATAGCGGAGTTCCTGCTGAAAGAGAAGCTTATTAAAAATGTTTATTTCCCGGGGCTGCCCTCCCACCACAACCATGATATTGCCAAAAAACAGCAGAAATACTTTGGCGGCGTTATTGCTTTCGACCTGGTGATCGACGATAAGGAACTGGCTTCTAAGATCGTTTCGTCTACCAAATTGTTTAAGCTGGCGGAAAGCCTTGGCGGGGTAAAAAGTTTATGCTGCCTGCCTTGTGAAATGACGCATAAATCAATTCCGGCAGAGAAAAGATACCAGTCAGGTGTGACGGACAGCCTAATACGTTTGTCGGTTGGGCTTGAAGATGCGGACGATCTTATTGCCGACCTGAAGCAGGCTTTTGCATTCGCATTCGCAGAAAGTGCTGTAGTCGAATCTGTAACTGCTTAA
- a CDS encoding DUF6787 family protein translates to MEKFKQRWGITKNYQLVVIFIVFAVTGSSSAYLSKPILAWFGFKRDVFSPWLYWPMYLILIFPIYQVLLVFFGFISGQFKFFWAFEKRMLKSLGFGFLFKE, encoded by the coding sequence ATGGAAAAATTCAAACAGCGCTGGGGCATAACGAAAAACTACCAACTGGTGGTTATCTTTATCGTTTTTGCTGTTACAGGGTCGTCTTCTGCATATTTATCCAAACCTATATTGGCATGGTTCGGTTTTAAAAGAGACGTATTTTCCCCATGGCTTTACTGGCCGATGTACCTAATACTTATTTTCCCTATCTACCAGGTGTTGCTCGTTTTTTTCGGGTTCATTTCCGGGCAGTTTAAATTCTTCTGGGCATTTGAAAAAAGGATGCTGAAATCGCTGGGTTTTGGTTTTTTGTTTAAAGAATAA
- a CDS encoding DUF6146 family protein, whose product MRIYITIIAVILAVTIGCGTKDNVLYPANANANEIAASAVNDTVRIANDSLEYEVIIIDPGFTTWLASRARQRGYYSQPYLQNKNRFWVTEWNTRVMEPQRYGDLYQMRIDYNYNVDYGYEVNYLLFNYLVYFQITNNQKLGGIVPYP is encoded by the coding sequence ATGAGAATATATATTACCATCATAGCCGTCATACTGGCGGTAACCATAGGATGCGGAACAAAGGATAATGTACTGTATCCTGCCAATGCCAATGCAAACGAAATAGCCGCAAGTGCTGTAAACGATACCGTGCGCATTGCCAACGATTCGCTTGAGTATGAAGTAATCATAATCGATCCGGGGTTTACAACCTGGTTGGCTTCAAGGGCAAGGCAGCGCGGTTATTATTCGCAGCCCTACCTCCAGAACAAGAACCGCTTTTGGGTTACCGAATGGAATACACGTGTAATGGAACCACAACGCTATGGCGACCTGTACCAGATGCGCATCGACTATAACTACAATGTGGATTATGGCTATGAAGTGAATTACCTGCTTTTTAATTATTTAGTTTATTTCCAAATAACCAACAACCAAAAGCTGGGAGGTATTGTTCCCTACCCATAA
- the crcB gene encoding fluoride efflux transporter CrcB yields MIKSILLVGLGGATGSILRYLTTVLVNKYWSQAFPLATFIINIVGCLLIGLLMAFIEKHAGMSTNFRLLLVTGFCGGYTTYSAFAYENTSLIGGSQSLVAFAYIAASVIVGILFVWVGMYLGRLL; encoded by the coding sequence ATGATAAAATCAATACTACTTGTCGGATTAGGCGGTGCAACCGGCAGCATACTGCGGTACCTCACGACGGTCCTGGTCAATAAATACTGGAGCCAGGCTTTCCCCCTTGCGACTTTCATTATCAATATTGTGGGCTGCCTGCTCATAGGCCTCCTGATGGCTTTTATAGAAAAGCATGCCGGCATGAGCACCAATTTCAGGCTGCTGCTCGTGACCGGATTCTGCGGCGGATACACTACCTATTCTGCATTTGCCTACGAAAACACATCGCTCATCGGCGGCAGCCAAAGCCTTGTTGCATTCGCCTATATTGCCGCCAGCGTAATTGTAGGAATACTGTTTGTATGGGTGGGAATGTACCTGGGCAGGTTACTCTGA
- a CDS encoding GNAT family N-acetyltransferase translates to MKVKPVTRFTSDGKEITIREATEYDALNLIELKKSYIKGTRSIPLYEFEYKNDIQMEKDLIKRFHTEENSLLLVAEHGNNLVGNIDLSGNQRTKLLHTGMIGMGIAYEWQNRKIGSFLMGSLLDWAAESPLLKIIWLEVYATNTGGIKLYEKFGFESCGHIKDFFMEENPADKLTMVKYLNS, encoded by the coding sequence ATGAAAGTAAAGCCTGTAACCCGCTTTACATCAGACGGTAAGGAAATAACCATCCGTGAAGCTACAGAATATGATGCGCTGAACCTCATCGAACTGAAAAAAAGCTACATTAAAGGTACACGCTCTATTCCGCTATATGAATTCGAATATAAGAATGATATACAGATGGAAAAGGACCTTATAAAGCGGTTCCACACGGAAGAGAACAGCCTGCTGCTGGTAGCCGAGCACGGCAATAACCTGGTTGGGAACATTGACCTTTCGGGCAACCAACGGACGAAGCTTTTGCACACCGGGATGATCGGCATGGGGATAGCGTACGAATGGCAGAACCGGAAGATCGGCAGCTTTTTGATGGGAAGCCTGCTGGACTGGGCTGCTGAAAGCCCGCTACTGAAAATCATCTGGCTGGAAGTATATGCTACCAATACCGGTGGAATAAAGCTGTATGAAAAATTTGGGTTTGAAAGCTGTGGGCATATAAAGGATTTCTTTATGGAAGAAAATCCTGCGGATAAGTTAACAATGGTGAAATATTTAAATTCATAA
- a CDS encoding VOC family protein, translated as MKTTILGLRTVGYKVSNIDNAREWYAKAFKTQPYFDQPFYVGFNIGGYELGLQPDEAVNGDNVVTYWGVEDIQAEYDWFISLGATKHEAPQNVGGEIMVASVKDLWGNIIGLIYNPEFKLPL; from the coding sequence ATGAAAACAACAATACTCGGGTTAAGGACGGTAGGCTATAAAGTAAGCAACATTGACAATGCCAGGGAATGGTATGCTAAAGCATTTAAAACCCAGCCGTACTTTGACCAGCCATTTTATGTCGGATTCAATATCGGCGGGTATGAGCTTGGCCTCCAGCCCGATGAAGCCGTTAATGGCGATAATGTCGTGACGTATTGGGGTGTGGAAGACATTCAGGCAGAGTACGACTGGTTCATCAGCCTTGGTGCGACAAAACATGAAGCCCCGCAGAACGTTGGCGGCGAGATCATGGTGGCCTCTGTAAAAGACCTGTGGGGAAACATCATAGGACTTATCTACAATCCTGAATTTAAGCTGCCCTTATGA
- a CDS encoding HAD family hydrolase has product MERIPDLYKYKQISFDLWLTLIKSNPEFKSKRNLLFKDYFGIGKPIEEVALAIRKFDILTNSINEKAGKNFDTFEIYYLILDHLGIDIELYTSQHLAEFYVLAEKLFMEYKPVLLYDYIPSLFQKLHSEGITTNILSNTAFIKGSALRKVIAHYGLEKYFSFQLYSDETGFSKPSPNMYQCAYDEIMKIGDIAKHEVLHIGDNKVSDYDGALAFGFKAHLLINTPLNEPHLQPA; this is encoded by the coding sequence ATGGAGAGGATACCGGACTTATATAAATACAAACAAATATCTTTTGACCTGTGGCTCACGCTGATAAAGTCAAATCCTGAATTTAAAAGCAAGAGGAACCTTCTGTTTAAAGACTACTTCGGTATTGGCAAACCCATTGAAGAGGTAGCGCTGGCAATACGCAAATTCGATATACTGACCAATAGCATCAACGAAAAGGCAGGAAAGAATTTTGATACGTTCGAAATTTATTACCTTATACTGGATCACTTGGGTATTGATATTGAGCTTTACACCAGCCAGCATCTTGCTGAATTCTATGTACTTGCCGAAAAGCTTTTCATGGAATACAAGCCGGTACTGCTCTATGACTATATACCTTCCTTATTCCAAAAGCTGCATTCGGAGGGCATCACTACGAACATCCTGAGCAATACCGCTTTTATAAAAGGAAGCGCCCTGCGAAAAGTGATTGCCCATTACGGCCTTGAAAAATATTTTTCATTCCAGTTGTATTCGGACGAGACAGGTTTTTCAAAGCCCTCTCCCAATATGTATCAGTGCGCCTATGACGAAATAATGAAGATTGGCGACATTGCCAAACATGAAGTGCTACATATTGGCGACAATAAAGTGTCCGACTATGACGGCGCACTTGCTTTCGGGTTCAAAGCCCATTTATTAATCAATACACCCCTTAATGAACCACACCTACAGCCTGCATAA
- a CDS encoding phosphoribosyltransferase family protein, which translates to MNHTYSLHKITDKNNCPFSEAEYSKFKFGENVYAEKFADELFEGFIAQHKELILAHTDIVILPSPYHSIPTASNFLCHYFKLRMNRFLYEHGRKALAESKIYRNQTYTTDYGNLDYAERVRLIANDTYYIDRNYIGGKLCLLLDDIKITGSHEHIVKKILEQYDVQGTFMFLYYAELINKDIHPNIENYYNYFFVKDVHSLMEVVNSRSFAFNTRIVKYILKMEEADFSLLLSSMKKKVKKKLFDLAVSNNYHTIGEYQSNLNKINHSLTNKNKSNYGYQFTERPA; encoded by the coding sequence ATGAACCACACCTACAGCCTGCATAAGATCACCGACAAGAATAACTGCCCTTTTTCTGAAGCTGAATACAGTAAATTCAAGTTCGGCGAAAATGTCTATGCCGAAAAATTTGCCGACGAGCTTTTTGAAGGTTTTATAGCACAGCATAAGGAACTGATCCTGGCGCACACTGATATCGTGATACTGCCAAGCCCGTACCATTCGATACCTACGGCGTCCAATTTTTTATGCCACTATTTCAAGCTGCGCATGAACCGGTTCCTGTATGAGCATGGCAGGAAGGCGTTGGCGGAATCGAAAATATACCGCAACCAGACGTATACGACAGATTATGGCAACCTTGACTATGCCGAAAGGGTAAGGCTCATAGCCAATGATACGTATTACATTGACCGGAACTACATTGGCGGCAAGCTGTGCCTGCTCCTGGACGATATAAAAATTACGGGTAGCCACGAGCACATCGTAAAAAAGATACTGGAGCAATACGACGTTCAGGGAACATTTATGTTCCTGTATTATGCTGAGCTGATTAATAAAGACATTCACCCGAACATCGAGAACTATTACAACTATTTCTTTGTAAAAGATGTGCACAGCCTGATGGAGGTGGTGAATTCACGTTCGTTCGCTTTCAATACCCGTATAGTAAAATACATCCTGAAGATGGAGGAAGCTGATTTTTCGCTACTTTTATCTTCCATGAAAAAGAAGGTGAAGAAAAAGCTGTTCGACCTCGCGGTGAGCAACAATTACCACACCATAGGCGAATACCAAAGCAACCTCAATAAAATCAATCATAGTTTAACCAATAAAAATAAAAGTAATTATGGCTATCAATTTACAGAAAGGCCAGCGTGA
- a CDS encoding TerD family protein produces MAINLQKGQRETLNAPKFTIGLGWDTNTSSTGASFDLDASVFIMGDNKKLLADEFFVFYNNLKSPDEAVEHTGDNLTGDGDGDDESINVDLSKIDPRATEICIVVTIHDAEARKQNFGQVRNSFVRIIDANGTELVKYELEEDFSIETAVEFGRIYKRNNEWKFEAVGVGQRGGLQEYLNKYN; encoded by the coding sequence ATGGCTATCAATTTACAGAAAGGCCAGCGTGAAACGCTAAACGCACCTAAATTCACAATAGGCCTCGGATGGGATACCAATACATCATCTACCGGAGCATCATTCGACCTTGATGCATCGGTTTTCATCATGGGCGATAACAAAAAGCTGCTTGCCGATGAGTTCTTCGTATTCTATAACAACCTTAAATCCCCGGACGAAGCTGTAGAGCACACAGGCGATAACCTTACCGGCGACGGCGATGGGGATGACGAGTCTATCAACGTGGACCTTTCTAAAATTGACCCAAGGGCGACAGAGATATGCATTGTAGTGACCATTCACGATGCCGAAGCGCGCAAGCAGAACTTTGGCCAGGTAAGGAACTCATTCGTGCGCATTATAGATGCCAATGGCACTGAGCTGGTTAAATATGAGCTGGAAGAAGATTTCTCTATCGAAACTGCGGTAGAGTTCGGCCGTATCTACAAGAGGAACAACGAATGGAAGTTCGAGGCGGTAGGCGTAGGCCAGCGCGGCGGGCTCCAGGAATATCTGAATAAATATAATTAG
- a CDS encoding TerD family protein, producing the protein MAINLEKGQRINLEKSNGSKLQNICVGINWGAIEKKGFFGTKKEPVDLDASCAVYDENKRHIDTVSFRQLKSNDQAIRHSGDDLTGDLNGDDGLDNEVITVDLTKLSPSAYYLGFFINSFRGQDFKDIPFASIRIYEGTPTRVQEVFAKYDIANDKAFEGSVAMVLGVFYKRNGEWKFNAVGVPTADKKLEQTVVTIQQNHL; encoded by the coding sequence ATGGCAATCAATTTAGAAAAAGGGCAGCGCATAAACCTCGAAAAAAGCAACGGTTCCAAACTGCAGAACATCTGCGTGGGCATCAACTGGGGCGCTATCGAGAAAAAAGGATTTTTCGGCACAAAAAAAGAGCCCGTAGACCTTGATGCAAGCTGCGCGGTATATGACGAGAATAAAAGACACATTGATACAGTGAGCTTCAGGCAGCTGAAGAGCAACGACCAGGCGATACGCCACAGCGGCGACGACCTTACGGGTGACCTGAACGGAGATGACGGCCTTGATAATGAAGTGATAACCGTAGACCTTACAAAGCTGTCGCCAAGTGCATATTACCTCGGGTTCTTTATCAACAGCTTCCGTGGGCAGGACTTTAAGGACATTCCGTTTGCATCCATCAGGATCTACGAAGGTACGCCGACACGCGTGCAGGAAGTGTTCGCAAAATATGATATTGCCAATGACAAAGCATTCGAAGGCAGCGTGGCAATGGTACTGGGCGTATTCTACAAAAGGAACGGCGAATGGAAATTCAACGCCGTAGGTGTGCCGACTGCCGACAAAAAGCTGGAACAGACTGTAGTGACCATACAGCAAAATCACCTGTAA
- a CDS encoding toxic anion resistance protein encodes MENNEVTVTPISGPMDKEGNVNLEVINEQQMAEYRPIANQLNEKDVNSILNYGAEIQNTISKQSDTFLTNVRAQQAGDVGPLINELLAELNYIDVDELNQSGFQKFISKIPFLKNMIVDVKKLFQKYDKITANVDRISNKVKAGMINSVKDNTSLQTMFDGNVQLIKEIEKFIIAGQIRFKELSEELAVMEGNASQYQDYEISDKRTFINRLDKRLADMKVVRFILIQSLAQIRVVQNNNTSLAEKAQSILTTTMPVWKNQLTLAVALQRQKQNIEVQRKVSETTNTILQKNAEMLKQNSIEVARESENTIVSLETLRTTTKSLIDTLSEVKQIHEQGAQTRRELDAGLQNLEAELKKGVTS; translated from the coding sequence ATGGAAAATAATGAAGTTACGGTAACGCCCATTTCCGGGCCAATGGACAAGGAGGGAAATGTAAACCTCGAAGTCATAAACGAACAGCAAATGGCCGAGTACAGGCCTATTGCCAACCAGCTTAATGAGAAAGATGTCAATTCGATACTGAACTATGGTGCCGAGATACAGAATACCATTTCGAAGCAGAGCGACACGTTCCTTACCAATGTAAGGGCACAGCAGGCAGGGGATGTAGGCCCGCTCATCAATGAACTGTTGGCGGAGCTGAACTATATTGATGTGGATGAGCTGAACCAGAGCGGTTTCCAGAAATTCATCTCGAAGATACCGTTCCTTAAGAACATGATCGTCGATGTGAAAAAGCTGTTCCAAAAATACGATAAGATTACTGCGAACGTAGACCGTATCAGCAATAAGGTAAAGGCCGGGATGATCAATTCCGTTAAGGACAATACCTCGTTGCAAACAATGTTCGATGGGAATGTGCAGCTTATCAAAGAAATTGAGAAATTCATCATTGCCGGGCAGATACGCTTTAAGGAACTAAGCGAGGAGCTTGCCGTGATGGAAGGAAATGCATCGCAATATCAGGATTATGAAATATCCGATAAGCGCACATTTATCAACAGGCTTGACAAAAGGCTGGCCGACATGAAAGTGGTGCGTTTCATCCTGATTCAGTCGCTGGCACAGATACGCGTGGTGCAGAACAACAACACCTCGCTTGCGGAAAAAGCACAGTCGATACTTACTACGACCATGCCGGTATGGAAAAACCAGCTTACGCTTGCAGTAGCCTTACAAAGGCAAAAGCAGAATATCGAGGTGCAGCGCAAAGTATCTGAAACCACCAACACTATATTGCAGAAGAATGCAGAGATGCTGAAACAGAACAGTATAGAAGTGGCAAGGGAAAGCGAAAACACTATTGTATCGCTCGAAACGCTAAGGACAACGACCAAATCGCTTATTGATACGCTTTCAGAAGTGAAACAGATCCACGAGCAGGGCGCCCAGACACGCAGGGAGCTTGATGCCGGCCTGCAAAACCTGGAAGCGGAATTGAAAAAAGGGGTTACAAGCTAA